The Paenibacillus macerans genome includes a window with the following:
- a CDS encoding GAF domain-containing protein: MFHASEYSGSREERQNAVLSQLRGLIYEESSNVANLANAAALLNFYLDDINWVGFYLYDGRELVLGPFQGLPACIRIPLGKGVCGTSAQRRETLRIEDVHEFPGHIACDAASNSEIVVPIVKDGQLFGVLDIDSPIKRRFDEADRAFLEQFVATLAEQLTVSPGVNS; encoded by the coding sequence ATGTTTCACGCAAGCGAATACTCGGGCTCCCGGGAAGAGCGGCAAAACGCCGTATTGTCGCAGCTTCGGGGCTTGATTTATGAGGAGAGCAGCAACGTGGCGAATTTGGCCAACGCCGCCGCGCTGCTGAATTTTTATTTGGACGATATCAACTGGGTCGGGTTTTATCTGTATGATGGCCGGGAACTGGTGCTCGGACCGTTTCAAGGGCTGCCGGCCTGCATCCGTATACCGCTGGGCAAAGGAGTCTGCGGTACCAGTGCACAGCGCCGGGAAACGCTGCGGATCGAAGACGTGCACGAATTCCCCGGGCACATCGCCTGCGACGCGGCTTCCAACAGCGAAATCGTCGTGCCGATCGTCAAGGACGGGCAGCTGTTTGGCGTGCTCGACATCGACAGCCCGATCAAGCGGCGCTTCGACGAGGCCGATCGGGCTTTCCTCGAGCAGTTCGTGGCCACGCTGGCCGAGCAGCTCACCGTTTCGCCCGGGGTGAATTCGTAA
- a CDS encoding endonuclease MutS2, which translates to MEKFSLHMLEYESIKQELMSYAVSYEGRNRIAELTPLEEKRLIERAIAETAEALALYGKGASVPLPSLDGIELVASLLGTGYLFTEQDLTAVQTFLHSCGQLKKYMASKGELAWQIGVYAHDLRDLPALQQEILRCIRHGVITNEASRELEKVRKRIAVVKERIQKKLQSVMARHAAILQENIVSVRGGRYVIPVRKDYYKQVNGRMLDQSTSGQTVFIEPQEVSALQSELELLQGEEAREEAKVLGYLAELVEREAEAIYRNIEITGTYDFIFAKAKYAAAIGGRAVEICEDGYTVIREAKHPKLLQAMVPLDVEIGRSYRTLIITGPNTGGKTVVLKTFGLLALMVQSGLLVPVAPGSRFAVYRGIMAVIGDGQNLEQSLSTFSAQISALVTMLREAGPSTLLLIDELAAGTDPGEGIALSIAILEEFARKGATVLVTTHFNELKTFASRAQGFQNARMEFDAETLRPLYRLTIGQAGRSYALEIASRLGIAPGIVERSQHIVSRQAAEGTGGSVLWDDILPEPVPPPEQELAHGMEQGSATWSMQTPAQELALDLAQRPVRPVSPPEPPQPMRADAVKAAGPRGAAAGAEPGPASPGDASPGQAASEPGPEQAGPDKSGLQGQPELASSDPEQPAKKKPQAFEVGDAVIVTSIGKVGIVSAPQDNRGIVEVLVQKQRIKVNHKRLKPYIKKEELYPDDYDFDIVFDTKENRKKRKLMGKRHVEGLEIVRRPGEN; encoded by the coding sequence ATGGAAAAATTTTCGCTGCACATGCTGGAATACGAAAGCATCAAACAGGAGCTGATGAGCTACGCCGTATCGTACGAAGGGCGAAACCGGATCGCGGAGCTGACGCCGCTGGAGGAGAAACGGCTGATCGAACGGGCGATCGCGGAAACGGCGGAGGCGCTTGCGCTATATGGAAAAGGGGCCAGCGTTCCGCTCCCTTCGCTGGATGGAATCGAGCTGGTAGCCTCGCTGCTGGGCACCGGCTACCTGTTCACCGAGCAGGACTTAACGGCGGTGCAAACCTTTCTTCACAGCTGCGGCCAACTGAAGAAGTATATGGCCTCCAAAGGCGAGCTGGCCTGGCAAATCGGCGTTTACGCGCACGATCTGCGGGATTTGCCCGCGCTGCAGCAGGAAATTTTGCGCTGCATCCGGCACGGGGTGATCACGAATGAAGCGAGCCGGGAGCTGGAGAAAGTCCGCAAACGGATCGCGGTCGTGAAAGAGCGGATTCAGAAGAAGCTTCAGTCCGTGATGGCCCGCCATGCCGCGATTTTGCAGGAAAACATCGTCAGCGTGCGCGGCGGCAGGTACGTCATCCCGGTCAGGAAGGATTACTACAAGCAGGTGAACGGCCGTATGCTGGACCAGTCCACCAGCGGGCAAACGGTGTTTATCGAGCCCCAGGAGGTGTCGGCGCTGCAAAGCGAGCTGGAATTGCTGCAGGGAGAAGAGGCGCGGGAGGAAGCCAAGGTGCTCGGCTACCTGGCGGAGCTGGTCGAGCGGGAAGCCGAGGCGATATACCGGAATATTGAAATTACGGGGACGTACGATTTCATCTTCGCCAAAGCGAAATATGCGGCGGCGATCGGCGGCAGGGCGGTGGAGATCTGCGAGGACGGTTACACCGTGATTCGCGAGGCCAAGCATCCGAAGCTGCTGCAGGCGATGGTTCCGCTGGACGTGGAGATCGGCCGGTCATACCGGACGCTGATTATCACCGGACCGAATACGGGCGGCAAAACCGTCGTGTTGAAGACGTTCGGACTGCTGGCCCTGATGGTCCAGTCCGGGCTGCTCGTGCCGGTGGCCCCCGGCAGCCGGTTCGCGGTGTACCGCGGCATTATGGCCGTGATCGGCGACGGGCAAAACCTGGAGCAGTCGCTCAGCACCTTTTCCGCGCAAATCAGCGCGCTTGTTACAATGCTGCGCGAAGCCGGGCCGTCCACGCTGCTGCTCATCGACGAACTGGCGGCGGGAACCGACCCCGGCGAAGGCATCGCCCTGTCGATCGCCATCCTTGAGGAGTTCGCCCGCAAAGGGGCGACGGTGCTGGTGACGACGCATTTTAACGAGCTGAAGACGTTTGCCTCCCGGGCGCAAGGCTTCCAGAACGCGCGCATGGAATTCGACGCCGAGACGCTGCGTCCGCTGTACCGGTTGACGATCGGCCAGGCCGGCCGCAGCTACGCGCTGGAGATCGCGAGCCGGCTGGGGATCGCCCCGGGCATCGTGGAGCGGTCGCAGCATATCGTCAGCCGCCAGGCAGCCGAAGGGACCGGAGGCTCGGTGCTATGGGACGACATTTTGCCGGAGCCTGTGCCGCCACCGGAGCAGGAGCTGGCGCATGGGATGGAGCAAGGCTCGGCGACGTGGTCGATGCAGACGCCGGCGCAGGAACTTGCGCTGGACTTGGCGCAGAGGCCGGTACGCCCCGTGTCACCACCGGAGCCGCCGCAGCCTATGCGGGCCGATGCTGTGAAAGCGGCGGGGCCTAGAGGGGCTGCGGCCGGCGCGGAACCCGGGCCTGCCTCACCGGGGGATGCCTCACCCGGGCAAGCTGCCTCCGAGCCAGGACCGGAACAAGCCGGGCCGGACAAGAGCGGGCTGCAGGGCCAGCCGGAACTTGCCTCTTCTGACCCGGAGCAGCCGGCGAAAAAGAAACCCCAGGCCTTCGAGGTGGGCGATGCGGTGATAGTCACTTCGATCGGGAAGGTCGGTATCGTCAGCGCGCCGCAGGACAACCGGGGCATCGTCGAGGTGCTCGTGCAGAAGCAGCGGATCAAGGTCAACCATAAACGGCTCAAGCCCTACATCAAAAAAGAAGAACTGTATCCCGACGATTACGATTTCGATATTGTGTTCGACACCAAGGAAAACCGCAAAAAGCGGAAGCTGATGGGCAAACGGCACGTAGAAGGCTTGGAGATCGTCCGGAGACCGGGCGAGAACTAG